Within the Pseudomonadota bacterium genome, the region CAAGGCAAAAATGCTGGAGCACGTATGCAAAACCGGCCGAACGCACCTGATGGACGCGATGCCGGTGACCATGGGGCAGGCCGTCGGCAGCTGGGGGGCGCAGCTGCGCGCTGACGTGGCGCTCCTCGAATCGGTTCTAAACCCGTTGACCTTGCTGGCGATCGGGGGCACCGCCGTCGGCACCGGCGTCAACACGCATCCAGAGTTTGCCGGGCTGCTGTGCCGCTACCTTTCCAGCGAGACAGGGATTCAGTTTCGGCCGGCCCCGAACCCGTTTCCCTTGATGTCTTCCCAGGATACGGCGGTGGCCGTGTCAGGACACCTGAAGACGGTGGCCGTCTCGCTCATGAAAATCGCTAACGATTTACGTTGGATGAACGCTGGGCCACTGGCTGGCCTTGGGGAAATTACGCTGCAGCCACTGCAGCCGGGCTCCTCAATCATGCCGGGTAAGGTCAATCCCGTGATTCCCGAAGCGGTAGCGATGGTGGCCGCCCAGGTCATTGGCAACGATGCCGCAATCACCGTTGCCGGGCAGTCGGGAAACTTTGAGCTCAACGTCATGCTGCCGCTCGTGGCCAGCAATCTGATCTCCAGCATGACGCTGCTCAGTCGAGGCAGCCGCTTGCTGGCGGATCGGGCCATGGCAAGCTTCACGGTCAACGAAGCGCGGCTCAACGAAGCGCTGCATCGAAACCCGATTCTCGCTACGGCCCTGAACCCGATTATCGGCTACGGCAAGGCTGCTGAAATCGCCAAAAAAACCTATCAGGAGGATCGGCCGGTGCTGGATGTCGCGCAGGAGGAAACCTCACTTTCCCGGGATGAGCTCAAGAAGACGCTCGATCCCCACAAGCTGACGCGAGGCGGACTATGAGCACAGAATCGGCTATTCGTTATGCCCAGGATCCGGACAATCCCACCTTGCTGTATACCTACCTCGATGATTGTGATCAGCGCGCAGCGCTAGCGTCGACGATTCAGGCGCAACGCCTTTACCGACACGCCTTCGAGCTTTTGCTGGACGTTATCAGCGATGACTGCGTTCCGCGTCATTGGCGAGCGCTGTGTCTCGATCACGTCTACCGCACCCTGGTCGGCCTAGCTCGATTGGCCGAATCGGACCGCGATCTTCAAGGTCTGCTCGAGCTGGAATCGCAGCTTCGGGTGACCGCGGAGTTTTTTCTAGGCAAAGCTCAGGTCTGCGGGAGCCTGCCGGCGCGCGGCGCCGTCGCAAGCGCCTGAGCAAGTGACCGCACTTGAGGCATGGCGCATTTCACCGTGCCATGCCGATGGTCATCTGCCGAGTTCTCACTTCCGGTGAGATAATGGTGACGTCAAAGGCCTGGTTATGCCGCTATGACTACTAAGAGCGTGTTAAAAGCCGTTATCCCCTTGGGCGTTATCGTTGGCGCGGTGATGATCACAATGACGCTGGTCAGTCTGCGTCCTCCGCCCATCCAGGTAGAGCCCGAGAAAAGTGCACCGATTGTTGAGGTGGTTCCGGCAAAGACGGCACCGATGGCCTATCGCGTGCAGTCCCAGGGAATATTACGGCCGCTGACGCGCACGACGGTTGTCGCTGAGGTCTCCGGCAAAATTGAGTGGGTGTCGGAGCGGTACGTCGTCGGCGGGTACTTCGACGCCAACGAGCTGCTGCTGCGGATCGATCCCAGCGATTACGCGGCCGCCTTAAAGCAGGCTGAGGCAACACTCGCTGGCCGGCAGGCGCAGCTTGCCCAGGAGCAGGCCCGCGCGGAGCAAGCCAGTAAAGACTGGCGGCAGCTTGAAGGCCGGCGAGGCAATCAGGCGCCGGCGCTCGTGCTGCGCGAACCGCAGCTGGCGGAAGCGAAGGCCAACGTGCTGGCCGCGGAGGCCGACCTGGACCGGGCACGCCGAAATCTGCAGCGGACCGAGATTCGGATGCCTTACCGCGGTCTCGTTGAAGCCAAAGACGCGGATGTTGGTCAGTACGTCACCCCAGGCGGCCGCCTGGGGGTGACCTTTTCGACTGCGGTTGCCGAAATCCGCCTGCCGCTGTCCAGTGACGATCTGGCTTTCGTCGACCTGCCGGCGGTTGGCGAGACCGGCGGGCAAGGATCGTTAGTGCGTCTTCGGGCGACGCTTGCGGGGCAGCAAAGCGAACGACTGGCGCAGATTGTTCGAAGCGAGCAGGTGTTCGACGAGCGGGCGAGGGTGATCTACGCCGTAGCCCAGGTCGAAGACCCGTATAACCTCGAAGGCCCGTCGAGCACACCAGCGTTTCCTATCGGCACTTTTGTGTCGGCGGACATCGAGGGTGTCGACGCGGGAGCGGTGATCGCGCTACCACGCTCGACGCTTCGTGATTCTGGCGAGGTCCTCGTTGCCAATCAGCAAAACAAGCTTGAGATCCGTCCGGTCACGGTCGCCCGCGCAGACGCGCAAAACGTTTACATCAAGGCTGGGCTGCGCGACGGCGAGCGGGTGATTACGACAGCGGTTGACCTGCCCATCCCGGGCACTGAGCTGCGCATCCAGGGCGGGACTCAGATCCCCGCGCTTGAGTTTCCGACGGTGCCGACGCCTGCCAGCGGAAAATCCCTGCCGAAAACGCGCGCGGAGGATCGAGGATGAATCAGCTCAACTGGTATGAGTCGATTATCACCTGGTTTGCCCGAAATCCGGTTGCCGCAAACCTGCTGATGGCCGTGCTTTTGCTCGGTGGCCTCTACACGGCCGCGACCATCAAAAAAGAGCTGAATCCTCGTCTGGAAATCAACGTGATCCAGGTGCGGGTTGAGTACCTTGGCGCAGGCCCGCTGGAGGTGGAGAAAAGCGTTTGCGTCAAGCTCGAAGAAGCGCTTCAGGACCTGGTCGGCATCACCGAGCTTGCCTGCCGCGCGTACGATGGCGTCGGCGTTGTCTCCGTCGATGTCGATCCGGCCTACGACATGGCGGAAATGCAGGACGAGGTACAGAGCCGCGTCGACAACATCGCCACCTTTCCCGAGCAAACCGAGAGACCGGTGGTTACCCGCGCACGCTTCGAACAGCCCGTGATGTGGCTGTCGGTGTACGGTGACGTCAGCGAACGAACGCTTTATGAGTACGCCAAGACGCTGCGCGACGACATGCTGGCGCTTCCGAAGATCACGCGGGTTGAGGTGATTGGCGCCAGGCCCTATGAGATCTCGCTAGAGGTCTCTGAAGATACGCTGCAGGGCTACAACATCACCTTCGACGAGCTGACGGCAGCGGTCAGGCGAAGCTCGCTTGACCTTCCGGGTGGGGCAATCCGGACCGACAGCGGAGACGTGCTGCTGCGCGCCACGGGCCAGGCGTACGTCGGCCGCGACTTCGAGAAGCTGGTGGTGCGGACCAACCGCGATGGGACTCGGGTGCTGCTGGGTGACGTGGCCCGGGTGCGTGACGGGTTCGAAGAAGTTGAAGCCTATTCACAGCACAACGGGAAGCAGGCGATTGCGGTGCGCGTCCTATCGGTGGGCCAGCAGTCGGAGCTTGAGCTTGGCGAGACGGTCAGGAACTACGTGCAGGCCCTGCAGGCTGAGTTGCCGGACGGTATCTCCGTCGACTACTGGGCGGATGTCACCTACTACCTCGATGGTCGACTCGACATGATGGTGAAAAATCTGCTGAGCGGCGCGATTTTGGTCTTTCTGGTGCTCACGCTGTTCCTGCGCCTCAAGCTCGCCTTCTGGGTCATGGTCGGACTGCCGGTCGCCTTTATGGGGGCGTTCTTCGTGATGCCCGCGGCCGGGGTTACCATCAACATGACCAGCTTGTTCGGCTTCATTTTGGTGCTGGGTATCGTCGTCGACGATGCCATTGTCATCGGCGAGAGCGCCTATACCCACATTCGTCGGGATGGGCACAGCGAAGCGAGCGTGGTCGACGGGGTCCTGCGGGTTGCAATTCCAGCCACTTTCGGCGTGTTGACGACCATGGCTGCGTTTTTTCCCATCCTCACCATCGACGGCGTTTTCGGGCAGTTCCTGGCGCCAATCGGCTGGGTGGTCGTGCTTTGCCTTGCCTTCTCGCTGGTCGAGTCGAAGCTGATTCTGCCGGCCCACCTCGTGCACATGAAGCTCCCGCCGCCCTCGACGCCCGAGCAGCAACGAAGCGGAACGCTGCGCCAGCGCGTGCTGAACGCCCAGCGCAAGTTCAGCGACGGCCTCAAACGCTTTGCCGAGCGGCGCTATGTGCCGCTGCTAAAAGCGGCTCTACGTCAACGTTACACCACGCTCGCCCTGTTCCTGGGCATGCTGATTATCAGCGTGGGTCTTCTGATGGCGGGTTTTGTCCGGACGGTGCTTCTGCCCGAGGTGCCCGGGGACTACATCCAGGCGGATCTGCTGATGGCGGAAGGCACGCCGCCCCGGCAAACGCAGGAGGCCATGGACCGCGTTCAGCGCGCGTTGTGGGAAGTCGATACGACACTGAGCCAGCGCTACGGCATGGAGCCGGGCAGCGTGGTCGGAACGCTGTTTGCCTTCACCGACTCCGACGTCGCCGGCACGATGATCGTGGAGCTGAAGCGAAACGAGGGTGTCGGGTCACTGCTGCGGGAGGTCACGGAAGGCTGGCGTGAGCGCGCCGGTGAGATCGCCGGCGCCAGGTATTTGAGCTTTTCCGACGCAGGCGGTCCGAACGCCGGGGCTGACATCTCCTTTCAGCTGGTCGGGCGCGACCGCGACCTGCTGGCTCGAGCCTCCAAAGAGCTCGAGGCCAAGGTGCGAAGCTACGCCGGCGTGTTCGATGTCCGCAACTCCCTTGAAACCGGCGGCCGCGAAATTAAGCTGAGGCTGAAACCCGAGGCAGAGGCTCTAGGGCTGACGCTGCAGGATCTTGCGCGACAGGTGCGGCAGGGTTTTTATGGCGAGGAGGTTCAGCGCGTTCAGCGTGGCAGTGATGAGGTGAAGGTCATGCTCCGCTACCCGAAAGCTGAACGAGACTCGATCGGCTATCTGGAGCAAATGCGGGTCCGCACGGCTGACGGGGATGCGGTGCCATTTGCCAGCGTTGCCACGGTGGAATATGGACGGGGGCCGATTCGGATTTTACGTTTTGATCGGCAACGCGCGGTTAGCGTGACCGCTGAGGTGGATACGGAGAACTTTGAATCCTGGCCTATCAACCAGGAGCTTCGCGATCGGGTCATTCCCGAGATTCTGTCTCGTTACCCAGGCGTGCAGTACGTGCTGTCAGGCGGACTGCGAGAGGCTCAGCGACTGACGGTCAGCATCGTCAACGGGTCGCTGGTCGCCGTGTTCCTGATCTACGCACTCATGGCGATTCCGCTGCGCTCCTACGCGCAGCCTTTGCTGATCATGTCGGTAATCCCATTCGGCGTGATCGGCGCCATCTTCGGGCACTGGCTGCTGGGTGACGCCATCAGCATCATCTCGGCCTTCGGCATCATTGCGCTCGCGGGTGTCGTGGTAAACGACAGCCTGATCTTGGTGGACTACATCAATCGCCGAGTTCGTGATGGCATGGCGTTGCAGGATGCCATTGTCGCCGCTGGCGCTCGCCGCTTCCGGCCGATCCTTCTGACGTCGATGACGACCTTTCTTGGACTGGCGCCCATTGTGTTTTTCGAGAAAAGCCTGCAGGCGGCGTTCATTATCCCCATGGCAACGTCCCTGGCGTTCGGCATAGTCTTTGCCACCGTCATAACGCTGTTCTTGATTCCGACGCTTTGTCTTGTGCTCGATGACGTCAAAAACCTCTTTCACCGCTCGCCAAAGCCGCTAGACGGTATTGGTGCTTCATCCGATCCAGCGGCGTAGAAGCCGCAATGAAGTAGGACCAACACCACCACTTAGGACTGGCTTTACCGAGCGACTCTCTCGCGCAATCACCGATCACGCTGGCTGGCTTTTCGGCTAAGCGGCTTAAGGCTATCGCCTGGGGGGGCGATGGCTGTCTTAGTGCAGGGTCACCGACTGGCCCGGCGCAACGCGGGCTGGATGGGTAGCAGCCGAGAAAAGGATCGGTAGCTTCGGACTCACGTACCGCGCCAGCCTTTGCAAGGAGCGAGTGATCGCCTCATCACCGTCAGGAAAGCAAACACCTCCCAGCAGGTGTCTGACGGAAGCCGTTGGATCATCCGCAACCCTCTCCAGACAGGCCAGCCATACTTGCTCATCGGCGTTGAAGGTGATGATCGTTGGATGATTGAATTCCATAGGTCGGACCGACCATGCCGACAGCTGCTGTATGTTGAATCGAATTAGGGCTTGAGTCTCGGGAATGCCCGCGTCCACAAACGATCGCATGACCATCGGGCAAACGTGACGCTGATTAGCCAGCGCGAATACCTCATGACGCAGGCCCCACAGGCAGAGTTTCAGCCCAGGGGGAAGATCGTGAAACGTCCGTTCTTGCGTCTGGGTTTTCGATTCTATGGTTATCACTGATCACCCCTCTAATTGTTAATAAGAATGATTAGCATTATTATTAATTGTGAAGGAGAGATCAACTAGCCGATTTGTGGAGGATGTATCGATGGACTCACAACCATTGCGAACGCGCGACAAGTCGCTGTTGTGGCTGGTAGCAGTTGGGTCGATCTGCTCTAGCTATTCTTGGGCCGTAACGTGGTTGCTATAGGCGCAACCCGTCGGCACGGTACAAACTAGACCAGATGAATTTATTCGCTTGATGTCATCCCGCGTTCGCCCAGTGCAGAGCAGACGCCGGCGTACGACCTAGGTCTCCCGCATGTGATAGATCGCATGGCCAGGCGGTGGCGCCAATGATGGGCGCCACTCGCGAATGGTGCCGAGCGAGTGCTCAGGTGATCTTTAAGACGCCCTTCATGATCGCCCAATGCCCGGGAAACGAGCAGAAGAACGCGTATTCGGCGTCGGGCAGTTCGGCCAGGGAGAACGTGACGCTGGTTTCTTCGCCGCCGCCAACAACGGTTGTGTTGGCCAGTACTCGCGCGTCGCCGGGGGGCACGTAGTTGTTTTCGAGCCCGGCGCCGAGTCCGGCCTGGGCCACCGCGTCCAGATCGCCAGACTTTGACAGCACCCAGTTATGGCCCATCGCGTTGCGGGGCAGCGAGCCCGTATGTTTAAGCGTGACGGTCACCGATTCGCAGCTCCGTTCCACCTCAATTATGGTCTTGTCATAAGCGATTCCGTCACCGGCGGTGATCGTCACGTCGCAGGCCGCAAAAGCCGTTTGACCTAGGGCCAGCATAAAAAGCAGCAAAAGTGTTCGCATCGAAAATCTCCTTGCAGTCAGTTCTCTAAAATCATCGAATACGAATGATAACCTTTCGCAATGAAGAAAGGGTGGACACCGCCTAAAGCGGTTTTGCCCCTGACTGCCGTGCGTCTACCGAGCGTTTTGGTAAA harbors:
- a CDS encoding class II fumarate hydratase gives rise to the protein MVRMVSDSMGEMAVPDHALYGAQTQRAIENFPISGQTMPEAFVRALLQIKAAAARANRELQCIDQAIGVGIEAACVELQTSDDLLDHFPVDVFQTGSGTSSNMNANEVIASVATKNLSQAVHPNDHVNFGQSSNDVIPSAIHVSAAVALINELMPALQHAIEVAENKAKMLEHVCKTGRTHLMDAMPVTMGQAVGSWGAQLRADVALLESVLNPLTLLAIGGTAVGTGVNTHPEFAGLLCRYLSSETGIQFRPAPNPFPLMSSQDTAVAVSGHLKTVAVSLMKIANDLRWMNAGPLAGLGEITLQPLQPGSSIMPGKVNPVIPEAVAMVAAQVIGNDAAITVAGQSGNFELNVMLPLVASNLISSMTLLSRGSRLLADRAMASFTVNEARLNEALHRNPILATALNPIIGYGKAAEIAKKTYQEDRPVLDVAQEETSLSRDELKKTLDPHKLTRGGL
- a CDS encoding efflux RND transporter permease subunit, which gives rise to MNQLNWYESIITWFARNPVAANLLMAVLLLGGLYTAATIKKELNPRLEINVIQVRVEYLGAGPLEVEKSVCVKLEEALQDLVGITELACRAYDGVGVVSVDVDPAYDMAEMQDEVQSRVDNIATFPEQTERPVVTRARFEQPVMWLSVYGDVSERTLYEYAKTLRDDMLALPKITRVEVIGARPYEISLEVSEDTLQGYNITFDELTAAVRRSSLDLPGGAIRTDSGDVLLRATGQAYVGRDFEKLVVRTNRDGTRVLLGDVARVRDGFEEVEAYSQHNGKQAIAVRVLSVGQQSELELGETVRNYVQALQAELPDGISVDYWADVTYYLDGRLDMMVKNLLSGAILVFLVLTLFLRLKLAFWVMVGLPVAFMGAFFVMPAAGVTINMTSLFGFILVLGIVVDDAIVIGESAYTHIRRDGHSEASVVDGVLRVAIPATFGVLTTMAAFFPILTIDGVFGQFLAPIGWVVVLCLAFSLVESKLILPAHLVHMKLPPPSTPEQQRSGTLRQRVLNAQRKFSDGLKRFAERRYVPLLKAALRQRYTTLALFLGMLIISVGLLMAGFVRTVLLPEVPGDYIQADLLMAEGTPPRQTQEAMDRVQRALWEVDTTLSQRYGMEPGSVVGTLFAFTDSDVAGTMIVELKRNEGVGSLLREVTEGWRERAGEIAGARYLSFSDAGGPNAGADISFQLVGRDRDLLARASKELEAKVRSYAGVFDVRNSLETGGREIKLRLKPEAEALGLTLQDLARQVRQGFYGEEVQRVQRGSDEVKVMLRYPKAERDSIGYLEQMRVRTADGDAVPFASVATVEYGRGPIRILRFDRQRAVSVTAEVDTENFESWPINQELRDRVIPEILSRYPGVQYVLSGGLREAQRLTVSIVNGSLVAVFLIYALMAIPLRSYAQPLLIMSVIPFGVIGAIFGHWLLGDAISIISAFGIIALAGVVVNDSLILVDYINRRVRDGMALQDAIVAAGARRFRPILLTSMTTFLGLAPIVFFEKSLQAAFIIPMATSLAFGIVFATVITLFLIPTLCLVLDDVKNLFHRSPKPLDGIGASSDPAA
- the azu gene encoding azurin; amino-acid sequence: MRTLLLLFMLALGQTAFAACDVTITAGDGIAYDKTIIEVERSCESVTVTLKHTGSLPRNAMGHNWVLSKSGDLDAVAQAGLGAGLENNYVPPGDARVLANTTVVGGGEETSVTFSLAELPDAEYAFFCSFPGHWAIMKGVLKIT
- a CDS encoding efflux RND transporter periplasmic adaptor subunit; this translates as MTTKSVLKAVIPLGVIVGAVMITMTLVSLRPPPIQVEPEKSAPIVEVVPAKTAPMAYRVQSQGILRPLTRTTVVAEVSGKIEWVSERYVVGGYFDANELLLRIDPSDYAAALKQAEATLAGRQAQLAQEQARAEQASKDWRQLEGRRGNQAPALVLREPQLAEAKANVLAAEADLDRARRNLQRTEIRMPYRGLVEAKDADVGQYVTPGGRLGVTFSTAVAEIRLPLSSDDLAFVDLPAVGETGGQGSLVRLRATLAGQQSERLAQIVRSEQVFDERARVIYAVAQVEDPYNLEGPSSTPAFPIGTFVSADIEGVDAGAVIALPRSTLRDSGEVLVANQQNKLEIRPVTVARADAQNVYIKAGLRDGERVITTAVDLPIPGTELRIQGGTQIPALEFPTVPTPASGKSLPKTRAEDRG